Proteins co-encoded in one Armatimonadota bacterium genomic window:
- a CDS encoding glycine C-acetyltransferase, translating into MGGDTLETRANPLAFLEDDLRDLRARGVWRWPRRLEGPQEPVTRYDGREVINLCSNNYLGLATHPALKAAAREALERYGVGAGAVRTIAGNLQLHEELEAELAAFKQTEAALLFQSGFTANAGTVAAILGKDDVVVSDELNHASIIDGCRLSGAEKKIYPHGDVAAARRLLEASRGARRVLLITDGVFSMDGDIAPLPDLVEAAEACGAIMMVDDAHASGVLGRAGRGTVDHFGLHGRVHIQVGTLSKAFAGLGGYVAGSRALIDILMHRARPLLFSTSHPPAVAAAALAAVRLVQQHPELIQRLWENTRFFQEGLVRLGFDIGRSQTPITPVMIGDEQRAFAFSDRLFAEGVFALGIAFPTVPRGRARVRAIVTAAHTREHLEAALEAFARAGRALGVI; encoded by the coding sequence ATGGGCGGCGATACGCTGGAGACGCGCGCGAACCCCCTGGCGTTCCTGGAGGACGACCTGCGCGACCTGCGGGCGCGTGGGGTCTGGCGCTGGCCGCGGCGACTGGAGGGTCCCCAGGAGCCGGTCACCCGCTACGACGGCCGCGAGGTCATCAACCTCTGCTCCAACAACTACCTGGGGCTGGCGACGCATCCGGCGTTGAAGGCGGCTGCGCGCGAGGCCCTGGAGCGCTACGGCGTGGGTGCGGGCGCGGTGCGCACCATCGCCGGGAACCTGCAGCTGCACGAGGAGCTGGAGGCGGAGCTCGCCGCCTTCAAGCAGACCGAGGCCGCCTTGCTCTTCCAGTCCGGCTTCACCGCCAACGCCGGTACGGTGGCGGCGATCCTCGGCAAGGACGACGTGGTGGTCAGCGACGAGCTGAACCACGCCAGCATCATCGACGGCTGCCGGCTCTCGGGGGCCGAAAAGAAGATCTACCCGCACGGCGACGTGGCGGCGGCGCGGCGTCTGCTGGAAGCCTCGCGCGGCGCGCGGCGCGTGCTGCTCATCACCGATGGCGTCTTCAGCATGGACGGGGACATCGCGCCCCTGCCCGACCTGGTGGAGGCGGCCGAAGCCTGTGGAGCCATCATGATGGTGGACGACGCGCACGCCAGCGGGGTGCTCGGGCGCGCCGGCCGCGGGACGGTCGACCACTTCGGGCTGCACGGCCGCGTGCACATCCAGGTGGGCACGCTGTCCAAGGCGTTCGCCGGCCTGGGGGGCTACGTCGCCGGCAGCCGGGCGCTGATCGACATCCTGATGCACCGGGCCCGTCCGCTGCTGTTCTCGACCTCGCACCCGCCGGCGGTGGCGGCCGCGGCCCTGGCCGCGGTGCGGCTGGTGCAGCAGCATCCCGAGCTGATCCAGCGCCTCTGGGAGAACACGCGGTTCTTCCAGGAGGGACTGGTGCGGCTGGGCTTCGACATCGGCCGGAGTCAGACGCCCATCACCCCGGTGATGATCGGCGACGAGCAGCGGGCGTTCGCGTTCTCCGACCGGCTCTTCGCGGAAGGGGTGTTCGCGCTGGGCATCGCCTTCCCCACGGTGCCGCGCGGCAGGGCGCGGGTGCGCGCCATCGTCACGGCCGCGCACACCCGCGAGCACCTCGAGGCGGCACTGGAGGCGTTCGCGCGCGCCGGCCGGGCGCTGGGAGTGATCTGA